A region from the Streptomyces sp. 3214.6 genome encodes:
- a CDS encoding HAD family acid phosphatase translates to MTRGTWTRRIAMTAAATAAVTAMAVPVGAQAATATGTSTVATASAAAAEDVDYATWQQDCQAVMDKALPALKQRIAAAKPGERQAIVFDIDNTTLETDFGFSYPQPANKPVLSVAKYAQEHGVSLFFVTARPGIISGVTDYNLKYVGYQVSGLYVRGFLDLFKDVAAYKTAQRVNIESKGYTIIANIGNSATDLSGGHAETTYKLPDYDGQLS, encoded by the coding sequence ATGACCAGAGGCACCTGGACGCGCCGCATAGCCATGACCGCCGCGGCGACGGCCGCGGTCACCGCGATGGCCGTCCCGGTCGGTGCCCAGGCCGCGACGGCCACCGGCACCTCCACCGTCGCCACCGCCTCCGCGGCCGCCGCGGAGGACGTCGACTACGCCACCTGGCAGCAGGACTGCCAGGCGGTGATGGACAAGGCCCTGCCGGCGCTGAAGCAGCGGATCGCCGCCGCCAAGCCGGGCGAGAGGCAGGCGATCGTCTTCGACATCGACAACACCACCCTGGAGACCGACTTCGGCTTCAGCTACCCCCAGCCGGCCAACAAGCCGGTCCTCAGCGTCGCCAAGTACGCCCAGGAGCACGGCGTCTCCCTGTTCTTCGTCACCGCCCGGCCGGGCATCATCTCCGGGGTGACCGACTACAACCTCAAGTACGTCGGCTACCAGGTCTCCGGGCTCTACGTGCGCGGCTTCCTCGACCTCTTCAAGGACGTCGCCGCCTACAAGACCGCCCAGCGCGTGAACATCGAGAGCAAGGGCTACACGATCATCGCGAACATCGGCAACAGCGCCACCGACCTCTCCGGCGGCCACGCCGAGAC